TGAATATGGGTGACGTGTTGTCATTACTTTGCGCATTTGCATTCGCGTTCCATATTTTTTACACGGCACGGTTTGTTGAAAATGAAGATCCGGTGTCCATTACGATGATTCAAATGATTACGGCTGCATCCATTGGTATTGTCGTTGTGGTTGTGAAAGGTGAAACGGCATTTCCGGTTGAAACGGCGGCTTTATTGCCTCTGGTTTACTTGGGGATTTTTTCAACAACCATTGCATATTTACTGCAAACAACTGCCCAAAAGTTTATTACAGAAACAAAAGCGGCGATTATTTTATCGACAGAGGCACTATGGGGAACATTATTTTCAGTGATCATATTAAGTGAACTGTTGACTGTGAAAATGGGGATTGGCGCAATGCTCATATTGATTGCAATCATCATATCTGAAACGAAAATAAATATTTTACCGTTACAAAGGCGGTTAGAGTAGGCATCGGAAATTTCTCCGGTGCTTTATTTTTTTGGGTTGACCCTTACGTTACGTCATACCTTATAGTTGAAATTGAAGGGTGGTCAAGGTGATGAAAGTAAAAGAAGTTGCAGCATTAACCGGCATCAGTGTGCGCACACTCCACCATTACGATGCCATCGGTTTATTGACGCCAGATGATATGACTGAAGCTGGATACCGGCTTTATTCAGATGATAATTTGGCAATACTACAGCAAATATTGTTTTTCCGTGAACTCGGCTTCCCTTTGAAGAAAATTAAAGAACTGCTCGATAGTCCAACTTTCGACAGACAAGAAGCTTTCGAAATGCAACATAAAATGTTACTCGAAAAGCGACAAAAGTTGGACGAAATGATTGAGACCATCGAGAAAACAATTCAACAAGGAAGAGGAGAGATTATAATGTCAAACGAAGAGAAATTTAAAGGGTTTGATTTTAGCCATAACCCATATGAACAAGAAGCCAGAGAGCGCTGGGGAAATGAGGCAGTCGACAAATCAAATAAGAAAGTCGCTCAATTTGGCCCGGAAATTCAGGAGGAGATGAACCAAATTTATTCAAAATTGGCTAGTCTCCGCCACTCAGATTCGACTTCAGACGAAGCCCAGGCGGCAATCGGTGATTGGTTTAACATGTTAAATAATAATTTTGGAACATACTCTCCCGAGGCGTTTGAGGGATTAGGCCAAGCATACGTAGACGATGAACGCTTCACAAAAAATATTGACCAGTTTGGAGAAGGGCTTGCGGTGTTTATGCGGGACGCGATGGCGGTGTATGCGCAGAAGTTAAGAGGGGAAATTAATTAAAGTGTTTTTTTGTGGGCTAGATTAGGATATATCAGAAAGAAGCTTTTCATTTTCGCATTTAAACTCAAAACATGCGATAATAAGAAAAAAGATGAATGGATGAAAACATGACAAAAACAATAGATGTACAATTAAATGCAAAAGCCGTTGCTGAGATTAAAAAAGGATATCCATTAATTTTGAAGGATGGCATTTTAAATCCGCAAGTGTTAATAGAAGAAGGCAGCATCATCAAACTAGTCGATAGAAACTGGCGCTTTGTTGCCAAAGGCTATTACGGTATGCAAAATAAAGGGATTGGTTGGGTGCTGACGCGCAAAGAAAGTGAAGAAATTGACTTTGATTTTTTCAAGTCACGCATTGCAGCTGCGCTCAAAAGACGTGAATCTTTATTCGAAGATGCTGATACGACTGCTTTCCGTGTTTTTAACGGAGAAGGCGACGGCATTGGTGGATTGACAATCGATTATTACGATGGGTATTACGTAGTTAGCTGGTATAGTGAAGGGATTTATTCGCTGAAGCATCATATTTACAACGTGCTTGATAAAATCGTCGAGTACAAGGCGATTTATGAAAAGAAACGTTTTGATACGAAGGGTCAGTACATTGAACAGGACGATTTTGTGAGAGGCGAGCAAGGCGATTTCCCGATTATCGTGAAAGAAAATGGTATGAATTTTGCCGTTGATTTAAACGATGGGGCGATGACAGGAATTTTCCTTGATCAACGTGATGTTCGTGAAGCGATTCGTGATGAATATGCCGAGGGTCGAACGGTACTGAATACATTTTCATATACGGGTGCATTTTCAGTTGCCGCATCACTTGGCGGAGCAACGAAAACAGTAAGTGTTGACCTTGCGAGTCGAAGTGAATCGAAAACGATTGAACAGTTCAGTGTAAATGGCATTGACTATGAGCAGCAGGAAATCCGAGTGATGGACGTTTTCGACTATTTCAGATATGCGAAACGCCATGAATTGAAATTTGGTCTGGTGATTCTGGATCCACCAAGTTTTGCACGTTCTAAGAAATATACGTTTAGTACGGCAAGGAATTATCCGGAGTTAGTCAAAGATGCAATTTCGGTGACAGAGAAGAATGGCTATATTGTTGCCTCTACGAATAATGCTTCATTTGGTATGAAACGATTCAAGTCATTTATTGACAGAGCCTTTAAAGAAACAAATACAAGGTATAAAATTTTAGAAGAATCCTCACTACCAAGAGATTTCCGTTCAAATCGCGATTTTCCTGAGTTTAACTATTTGAAAGTCGTCATCTTACAAAAGTTAAATTAAAACTATCCGTATTGGTGTATAAAGCCAATACGGATTTTTTTGTAATTTTAATCAATTTGTTAGATAATAAATGAAATTAATAGATAGATAGGGGAGAGAAAGTTGGTTGAAGCAATTATCCACGGCATTATTTTAGCATTCGGCTTAATTATTCCGCTAGGGGTTCAAAATGTGTTTGTGTTCAATCAGGGGGCCTTACAGCCGAAGTTTAGAAAAGCATTGCCTGTCGTCATTACAGCGGGCATCAGTGATACGATTTTAATAGTGGCGGCGGTATCAGGGGTTTCTTTACTAATTTTAACGTTTAGTTGGTTGGAAAATATTATATTCTCCATTGGTATCATTTTTTTATTATATATGGGGATTGTGTTATGGCGGACAAAAGTTTCGACGAATGATCTCGAAGGGCAATCATTTTCGATGAAAAGGCAAATCCTATTTGCTGCATCCGTTTCACTTTTAAATCCGCATGCGTTATTAGATACGATTGGTGTGATTGGGACGAATTCACTTAGCTACGTAGGGGACGCTAAAATTGCTTTTATCCTTACGACGATTCTCGTTTCGTGGACTTGGTTTTTGGGACTTGCTCTGTCAGGACGGTACTTCGGAAAACTGGATAAGAGCGGAAAGTTAATGACCTTGTTAAACAAAGTATCCGCCCTTGTCGTTTTTGGCGTAGCCGTGTATATGGCGTTGAAGCTCTACAATAATTTGGCTTAATTAACTATCTTTGAAGATTTGTTAATTCCGCATTCAATTTTTTCGCTTGCTGCCTGAAATAGAGATAGAAACACGTCCATATGATGAGATAGAAAACGATGAAGATGAGCACTGTTATGAAAAAACTGTTCCATGTAAAAGGAATCCAACCGATTCCAAATGCGAGTAAAAAATATAAGATGAAGAGTGTCACGAAATGCAGTGCAGTTTGTTGCGACAATTTTAAAGATGGAATTTCAAAGTAAAGTGGACTGACCGCAGAGAACCAACCGCATAAGATGGAGCCAATTGAATTTTTTATAAATAAAGCACCGTCTAACGTTTCGCGTCCTTCAAAAATGACAATGGCGTTTGTAAAAAGGACTGCGAGGAAGGCTCCGAAGAAAATCCCGATTATACTTCTGAATAAAAATGTTTTCATTTTATTTACCTCCTGTTCATTTGTAATGCATTTTTGATGTCTTTTACGTAAGTTCTCGAAACATATTCTTTGGCCCCAGATTTAAAATGGACGCAAAGTGTTCCGTTAAAAGAAGCTTCAAATCGACTAAGTTCATATAAATTGGCAATCACAGATTTTGATAATCGAATAAACTGATGAGTTGGGAGAAGTTCCTCCAATTCATACAGTTTTTCCTTTAGTTGGAATGAGCCTTTCTCGGTAACAGCAATGACTTTTTCGTTTTCTGTATGGCAATAGTGAATTTCGGTTGGTTTGATAATATGTTGCATGTCACCTGCTTTTCCAATTAAGAACTTTGTTGTCCTTCCTTTAATAAATGTTAAGACTTCCTGGACATCCTCAGTTAACTCGGGACTTTCGATGGTAACTAACGTTTCATCAAAACGACTGTCAATGTCTAAAGAAACTTTCAACTTGTTACGCCCCTTTCATGAAACTTTTTCTATACGTTCATCATGTTCGTCTAATGTCCCACCAACTCCTTCCTGTTACTGTACTTCTATCATATCCGGATGGATTGCAATCGTCTGCATCATTTAGGTAACTGGTAGAACTAATCCGGTCACCTGTAGAATATCTGCGGTGAAATACATGTACTATCATATGTTGGACAGTACATTAGAACTGAAAAAGGAAAATCGGATGGATATGTCGAAGAAGTTTCGGAAGAAAAAATGGAATGAATTCAAAGCTAATACCTACGTGGATTAGGGCGGTCAAAATGTTAATTAGACTTGTAGAACCGAGCGATGCCGAGCAATTGGTAAGTTTGATGTTTTTTGAAGAGGGGGGAAGTAATGAAATCAATTACTGGTTTATACATTATAATGGCTTTGATTCATCTCATTTGGTTAACAAATGTCACTTTATTAAAGAGTGAATCCAACGGTATTGCAATGTGGTTAAGTACAGGGTTATTTATCGCGGGGACCGCGTTTTATTTAGCGAACAGAAGGTCTGAAGAAGATAAATAAAGAGGATGTTCAAGTGATCTTAGGATTGAAAAAGGGATAGATTAAACGAGTGGAACCGAAAGTGGGTTGGATTGATGAATAAGTTAGGTAATATGAATGACTACACAAATTATAAAGAGCGATTTGTGTTGGATGTATTAAGGGTGGATTCATGAGTGTTACAGAGTAGAATCTCTATGTACTTATTTTCAATAGGCTAGAAAATGAATCTATTTCTATCGTTGGCCGTATAAGATTGTAAGAAGAGGTGAGAGCGATGAAAATGAGAAAAATGATTTCTACTTGTATTTTTCTACTAATACTTATGATTCCAGTAACAGCATTCGCCGTTGAATTCGAAATCTCAGATGTAAAAATCAATGTTTATTTGCAAGAGGACGGGAATGCAGAAGTTGTTGAAACGTATACATATGACTTTGATAGTAAGTTTAAAGGAGTCACCCGTGAAGTAGTTCCGAAACAAGGTGCCTCAATCATTCATTTTGAAGCGTTTGAAAAGGGTCAGCCTTTGAAAATTGAAAAAGAGCAAGATACGTATAAAATCCATCGTTCAGGTAAAAAAGAAACGGTTCATGTTGACATACAGTACACAATTGTGAATGCCATCGAAAAATATGAAGATGGTGCACAGTTTTATTGGCCATTTTTTGATAAAAGAAATGAAGCAGACTATGGCAATATGCAAATAACAGTTTATCCGCCCGCGAAAGCGCAAGATATTGATTATCTCGGGTACGATGCCGCTTATCAAAAAGGTTCCATTGGGAATGAAGGGGCGGTGATCTTTGCACTTGGTCAAGTTCCAGCAAAAACGAACGGAGATATCCGGGTGATCTACGAGCCTACATTGTTTTCTGATCAGGCGGAAATCAGCGGGACAATTCGTGAACAGGTGAAGTCTGAAAAAACTCGACTGGCGAATGAATTAGTGAAATATAAAACAACGCAAAAGAAGATGAAGAGCGTCGGTCTCTACACGGTTATAGGTTTCGCGTTATTTATTTTCGGTTTAGGCACATATATGTTCAATAAAAGGCGAGGTACAAAACGAGCTGCACAATCGAGGATTGCAGAAGATTTTATTCCACAGGAAAGATTATCGATGCCGGCGACAATATTTTATACAAACCCTACTGAGCTAGGTTCTGAAGTGATTTCAGCGGCATTATTGGACTTAATACGAAAGGGATATGTGAATCAGGTTTCGGAAAAGTCATTTGAACTTGTTGATGGATCCGGTGCGAATACGCATGAGTCTGCCCTCATTGAATTGCTATTTAATAAAGTTGGGGATGGCATACAATTTAGCTTCGATGATTTACAAGTCTATACAGAGGAAGAGAAAAACCATGAAGCATATAGTGTTGGTCTTCATAAATGGCGAACAGGCATCGTCCAAGAAACAAAAAAAGCGGGGTTGTTTGAAAAGAGATTAGGGTTACGTTGGACAGTAGGGGCAATGAGTGTTGCGTTGATTCCTATCATTGTGCAATTGGGGCGATATGAGGTATTTCTATTCATGGCCTTCATGATTATGCTGGTGCTTATTGGATTAGGTATCGCGTTCTTTTACCATCCACGTAATGTGGAGGGGTTTCAGTTAAAGCAAGAATGGCGGCGGTTTAGGGAGCGATTTGAAAATGTTGGTTTGGAGGAATGGGAGCAGATTCCAGTGGACGATAAATACCGTGCATA
This window of the Sporosarcina ureilytica genome carries:
- a CDS encoding MerR family transcriptional regulator, whose translation is MKVKEVAALTGISVRTLHHYDAIGLLTPDDMTEAGYRLYSDDNLAILQQILFFRELGFPLKKIKELLDSPTFDRQEAFEMQHKMLLEKRQKLDEMIETIEKTIQQGRGEIIMSNEEKFKGFDFSHNPYEQEARERWGNEAVDKSNKKVAQFGPEIQEEMNQIYSKLASLRHSDSTSDEAQAAIGDWFNMLNNNFGTYSPEAFEGLGQAYVDDERFTKNIDQFGEGLAVFMRDAMAVYAQKLRGEIN
- a CDS encoding DMT family transporter; amino-acid sequence: MRKYIGEIGLTIAAIIWGSGFVASSMALGHYTPYQILAGRFLIGVILLSIVFHKKFKGIRKSTLIKGILLGGILYLAFVLQTVGLQFTTPSKNAFLTAVNVVIVPFIAFFIYRRKLDAFELTGAIIAVIGIALLSLQFTAVVNMGDVLSLLCAFAFAFHIFYTARFVENEDPVSITMIQMITAASIGIVVVVVKGETAFPVETAALLPLVYLGIFSTTIAYLLQTTAQKFITETKAAIILSTEALWGTLFSVIILSELLTVKMGIGAMLILIAIIISETKINILPLQRRLE
- a CDS encoding LysE/ArgO family amino acid transporter; translated protein: MVEAIIHGIILAFGLIIPLGVQNVFVFNQGALQPKFRKALPVVITAGISDTILIVAAVSGVSLLILTFSWLENIIFSIGIIFLLYMGIVLWRTKVSTNDLEGQSFSMKRQILFAASVSLLNPHALLDTIGVIGTNSLSYVGDAKIAFILTTILVSWTWFLGLALSGRYFGKLDKSGKLMTLLNKVSALVVFGVAVYMALKLYNNLA
- a CDS encoding DUF2207 domain-containing protein; amino-acid sequence: MKMRKMISTCIFLLILMIPVTAFAVEFEISDVKINVYLQEDGNAEVVETYTYDFDSKFKGVTREVVPKQGASIIHFEAFEKGQPLKIEKEQDTYKIHRSGKKETVHVDIQYTIVNAIEKYEDGAQFYWPFFDKRNEADYGNMQITVYPPAKAQDIDYLGYDAAYQKGSIGNEGAVIFALGQVPAKTNGDIRVIYEPTLFSDQAEISGTIREQVKSEKTRLANELVKYKTTQKKMKSVGLYTVIGFALFIFGLGTYMFNKRRGTKRAAQSRIAEDFIPQERLSMPATIFYTNPTELGSEVISAALLDLIRKGYVNQVSEKSFELVDGSGANTHESALIELLFNKVGDGIQFSFDDLQVYTEEEKNHEAYSVGLHKWRTGIVQETKKAGLFEKRLGLRWTVGAMSVALIPIIVQLGRYEVFLFMAFMIMLVLIGLGIAFFYHPRNVEGFQLKQEWRRFRERFENVGLEEWEQIPVDDKYRAYIYGIGMKDGNLKRQFTAFAQAERRAGDSYVAYNPVFMTQNFTTAHTNAGIDASGTSSSGGVAGSGGGSGAF
- a CDS encoding class I SAM-dependent rRNA methyltransferase, producing the protein MTKTIDVQLNAKAVAEIKKGYPLILKDGILNPQVLIEEGSIIKLVDRNWRFVAKGYYGMQNKGIGWVLTRKESEEIDFDFFKSRIAAALKRRESLFEDADTTAFRVFNGEGDGIGGLTIDYYDGYYVVSWYSEGIYSLKHHIYNVLDKIVEYKAIYEKKRFDTKGQYIEQDDFVRGEQGDFPIIVKENGMNFAVDLNDGAMTGIFLDQRDVREAIRDEYAEGRTVLNTFSYTGAFSVAASLGGATKTVSVDLASRSESKTIEQFSVNGIDYEQQEIRVMDVFDYFRYAKRHELKFGLVILDPPSFARSKKYTFSTARNYPELVKDAISVTEKNGYIVASTNNASFGMKRFKSFIDRAFKETNTRYKILEESSLPRDFRSNRDFPEFNYLKVVILQKLN
- a CDS encoding LytTR family DNA-binding domain-containing protein, coding for MKVSLDIDSRFDETLVTIESPELTEDVQEVLTFIKGRTTKFLIGKAGDMQHIIKPTEIHYCHTENEKVIAVTEKGSFQLKEKLYELEELLPTHQFIRLSKSVIANLYELSRFEASFNGTLCVHFKSGAKEYVSRTYVKDIKNALQMNRR
- a CDS encoding DUF3021 domain-containing protein, with amino-acid sequence MKTFLFRSIIGIFFGAFLAVLFTNAIVIFEGRETLDGALFIKNSIGSILCGWFSAVSPLYFEIPSLKLSQQTALHFVTLFILYFLLAFGIGWIPFTWNSFFITVLIFIVFYLIIWTCFYLYFRQQAKKLNAELTNLQR